In Nostoc piscinale CENA21, the genomic stretch CAGTAGACGGAATAACTCAACCAGAATCAAAATAAACAGTATATCAGATGTAATTTCTCGTAAATCTAAGGGGTGTAAAAAGGAAAAGAACATATCCCCTAGCCGAATCAGCATCACGCAGAATAAGCCAAGGCAGAGTGAGATAATAATAAAATCTTGAAATCTTTCTAAATTACTAACAATGCGCTCTCGCTCAAACCAACTATTCACTTCTCTAATTACACGCTTTGGCATAATTTCTTCCAAAACCTGATTTACTTATCTCCATGATAGGCAATTTAAGAATAAAAAAATTAATAATATTTGACTATTTCTTGTGATTTATTAACCTGATTTTGAGTTATTTTGTAATGTTATCTACAGCAAAAAAATTATTTTTTAAACTGTATTTTTATTGACAAAATTTAGTTTTTCAATTTAAAAACAATATCCCCGACTTCTTCAAGCAGTCGGGGACAAGAACCTCATATTTACAAATCAAATAATAATTGCTGAACATTTTCGTCAGTCAGGTACAACCACTTTCTCAGCAATATGATGGTTGAGCGACCAACGGTGGTCTACAGGCACAGATGTCACCTCACAAATTTCTTCTAGCCGTTTTTGCTGGACTGCTGCTTTGCGGAGGGTGATGATGAGTTGATTTACCTGATGTCGCAAATCGGGATTTTGATTAACGGCTGACAAGGTTTGTCTTTCTAAAAGTTGGAGTATTAATTCGTAGTGGATGGGTGACGGTAGAGGAATTTGCTCCATGTGGCTTTAATATTACAAATGTATAATTTGTGTTAGTTAGAGTTTATCTCTTGCCATGAATTGTTACACAAAAAACAAATATTTGGTTAAGGCGTGGGTGTTTTTAACGATAAATTTTTTGCAAACCCTAGGAGAATTACGGTAAATAATATGTTTTTTATATAACATACTATCATTGCTCTGTTTCAACAGAGCAAGATAGCTTCATCTAGATTAATGCTTGGGCAAGATTTGAACGATCGCTAATTCTGGATCTGGTTGTTTGACTAGAGATTCGCCAATTAACACAGCCGTTGCACCTGCTTGTTCAACAACAGTCAAATCATCAGGTGTGTGTAAACCCGATTCACTGACAACCACGATATTGCGATCGCGTAATTGTTCACCCCTAGCTTGTAAAAGTTGACAAGTTGTCTGTAAATCTACAGTGAAATCTTCCAGATTGCGATTGTTAATGCCCACTACAGAGACATCATCTAAAGCTAATACCCGGTCTAGTTCTTCTAGACTGTGGACTTCAATCAATGCTGCCATGTTTAAGGCTTTGGCAATTTTGATAAAGTATCGCAAGTATTGATCAGTTAAAATCGCCGCAATTAATAAAACGGCATCGGCACCCTGGAGACGAGCTAAGTACATCTGGTAAGGATAGATAATAAAATCCTTACATAATAATGGTAAATCAACTGCGGCCCGGACTTTCGCCAAGTTGTCAAAACTGCCTTGAAAAAATTTCACATCTGTCAACACAGAAATACAACTAGCGCCACCTTGTTGGTAGGATAAAGCGATCGCCACAGGGTCAAAATCTGCTCGTAATACACCTTTACTCGGTGAAGCCTTTTTAACTTCCGCAATCAACGCTGGTTTTGTCTTACCTTGTTTGAGGGCGGCGACAAAATCCAGAGTTGGTGGTGCGGAAAGTGCTTGCTTTTGCAGTTCTATTAAAGGCTGTTTTTCCCGCAGTTGGTCAACTTCAGTTTCTTTTTGCCAGACAATTTCTTCCAGAATGTTGTTAGGTTTGGCATCTGGCAAAGCGACTTGATAGCGCAATATAGATACATCAATGGCTGGGCTTGGTTGACGACGACGGATTTGCATATTGGAGTGCTGAGTAGTAAGTAAAAAGTAAAAAGTAAAAAGTAAAAAGTAAAAAGGTAAAAGTAAATATTGTTACTTTTTACCTTTTGCCTCCTTCGGAGTCGCCAGTCGCTCATGGGGGAAACCCCCAAGACCTCGCTGGCTCACTTTTTACTTTTGCCTTTATTAGGCTACAGCCCGTTTGTAGGCTTCATCTAGAACTTCCGAGAGGGTGGGGTGGGCGTGGACTAGATGGGCGAGGGTGTGGACAGATTCACGTTTTGCTACGGCGGCTGAGGCTTCGTGAATTAAGTCCGAGGCGTGCATTCCAAAGATGTGAACACCTAAAACTTCGCCTGTGTCTTTGCGATAAATTACCTTCGCTATCCCGTCGGCTTCGTTTTCTGCCAAAGCTTTGGAGTTGCCTTTAAAGTAACTCTTACTTGTACCGACTTCAAAACCTTCGGCTTGTCCTAATTCTTTAGCAGCAGTTTCGGTTAAACCAACATAGCTAACTTCTGGGTGAGTGAAGGCGGCAGCGGGGATACTGCGATAATCAACAGTGCGCGATCGCCCGACGATATTTTCTACAGCTACAATACCTTGAGCAGAAGCAGCATGAGCCAGCATCATTTTGCCATTGGCATCACCAATTGCCCAGAGATGCGGCACAACTTCCCCGGCACTCAATACTGCCATGCGATCGTCTACGGGGATAAAATTCCGCCTGTCTAATTCCACACCCACAGATTCTAAACCAAGGTTTTTGGTGGCGGGGATGCGTCCTGTTGCTACTAGGCAAGCATCAACTT encodes the following:
- a CDS encoding DUF5340 domain-containing protein; translated protein: MEQIPLPSPIHYELILQLLERQTLSAVNQNPDLRHQVNQLIITLRKAAVQQKRLEEICEVTSVPVDHRWSLNHHIAEKVVVPD
- the trpC gene encoding indole-3-glycerol phosphate synthase TrpC, with amino-acid sequence MQIRRRQPSPAIDVSILRYQVALPDAKPNNILEEIVWQKETEVDQLREKQPLIELQKQALSAPPTLDFVAALKQGKTKPALIAEVKKASPSKGVLRADFDPVAIALSYQQGGASCISVLTDVKFFQGSFDNLAKVRAAVDLPLLCKDFIIYPYQMYLARLQGADAVLLIAAILTDQYLRYFIKIAKALNMAALIEVHSLEELDRVLALDDVSVVGINNRNLEDFTVDLQTTCQLLQARGEQLRDRNIVVVSESGLHTPDDLTVVEQAGATAVLIGESLVKQPDPELAIVQILPKH